The proteins below are encoded in one region of Methanoculleus taiwanensis:
- a CDS encoding PAS domain S-box protein: MISVLYVDDEPALLDIAKLFLEKNGELTVDTVPSAHEAIRQLQHRTYDAIVSDYQMPGMDGIAFLQHVRFGFDQIPFILFTGRGREEVVIEALNNGADFYLQKGSDPKAQFRELEHKIRHAVYRRRAEVQLQQSEKRMADIINFLPDATFAIDPKGHVIAWNRAIEEMTGVAAGDIVGRGDFAYALPFYGERRRTLIDLVLKCDRGYSQQQYSSISRSSTGIVVETEYAHPRGRNVVLWAKAAPLYDEHGNLIGAIESIRDITALKAAQQDLEQKNEELMAANEQLTAAEEEIRQQMDELVTAGQALRQSDERFRSIYWWTQDVVIFHAPCPGDDGDVPDFLIADCNPAFEQTFGIPREKAVGMRASGLYADRNPSDREIYRSVAETRDSVRFETYCPREERHFSVCAVPVGEGGFATMSTDITDRIAFEKALLAKTEDLEAANQHLTAMEEELRQQMDDLAAAHDEIRRSETRYRAVVEEQTEMICRFTPGFIFSFANEAFCRFFGKKREDFLKRRIDPAFIHPDDIGRIRIQLEALTAEHPDVTVDQRVMLSDGVVRWVKWNIRGLYFTSGEIFGYQAVGRDITDYLQVKHAVEQRYRFEKTLAAVSSRFITHASFDAAVTESLRDVGVLSGACRAYLFLLDGGGKSISNTHEWCGEGVVSEQDALQNLPCDMFPWWMARLRNGEIIVIPDVSSLPEEACAEREILESQSIQSVLVLPVQIRGELIGFIGLDNVTCTREWCPEDAELLRISSELIGSALERKRMEDALREREAHFQFLVNHSSDIFLIVNPDATIRYVSPVVATITGYPAEECTGSIFDHAHPDDAPLLRRHWNDMIRNRTASFQFDYRAIHKYGNLLYFEGLGQNYLDDPSIHGIIVNIRDVTGRKRTERAVQEANRKLHLLSSVTRHDILNQVTVQLGYAEIAGQSSSASELCECIRNFESSARTIQRQIEFTRDYQNLGIKNPVWISISDVLAKVREPHVVIHNDLWGIEIFGDPLLEKVFENLLDNTIRHGTNATTVRVSYRISPDGLTILWEDDGTGIPDSQKELIFERGYGRNTGLGLYLSREILAITGIALRETGTFGEGARFEISVPNGAYTITAAA, encoded by the coding sequence ATGATATCAGTCCTTTATGTTGATGATGAGCCCGCTCTTCTCGATATTGCAAAACTCTTCCTTGAAAAGAACGGTGAGCTGACCGTCGACACGGTTCCCTCTGCACACGAAGCCATCAGGCAACTGCAGCACCGGACGTACGACGCAATCGTCTCCGATTACCAGATGCCCGGGATGGACGGAATCGCGTTCCTGCAGCATGTCCGGTTCGGATTCGATCAGATCCCGTTCATCCTCTTCACCGGCCGGGGGCGTGAAGAGGTTGTCATCGAAGCCCTGAACAACGGCGCCGATTTTTACCTGCAGAAAGGAAGCGATCCGAAGGCACAGTTCCGTGAACTCGAGCACAAGATCAGGCACGCTGTCTACCGGCGGCGTGCAGAGGTTCAGCTCCAGCAATCAGAGAAACGGATGGCCGATATCATCAATTTTCTGCCGGATGCAACATTCGCCATCGATCCGAAAGGGCACGTCATAGCGTGGAACAGGGCGATAGAGGAGATGACCGGCGTTGCTGCGGGAGATATCGTCGGCAGGGGGGACTTTGCATACGCTCTTCCGTTCTATGGCGAGCGCCGGCGCACGCTGATTGATCTCGTTCTCAAATGCGATAGGGGTTATTCACAGCAGCAGTACTCCAGCATCTCCAGAAGCAGCACCGGTATCGTTGTTGAAACCGAGTATGCGCATCCCAGGGGCAGAAATGTTGTTCTCTGGGCAAAGGCGGCCCCCCTCTACGACGAACACGGCAATCTGATCGGTGCGATCGAATCGATCCGCGATATCACCGCTTTAAAGGCTGCCCAGCAGGACCTGGAGCAGAAGAACGAAGAACTGATGGCGGCGAACGAACAGCTGACTGCTGCTGAGGAAGAGATTCGCCAGCAGATGGATGAACTCGTCACCGCAGGGCAGGCACTCCGGCAGAGTGACGAGCGTTTCAGGTCGATCTACTGGTGGACGCAGGATGTCGTCATCTTCCACGCCCCGTGCCCGGGTGATGATGGCGACGTACCTGATTTCCTGATCGCCGACTGCAACCCGGCGTTTGAGCAGACATTCGGCATTCCCCGGGAGAAGGCAGTTGGCATGCGGGCGTCCGGGCTCTACGCCGACAGAAATCCGTCAGATAGAGAGATCTACCGCAGCGTCGCCGAGACCCGGGATTCTGTCCGGTTCGAGACATACTGCCCGCGTGAGGAGAGGCACTTCAGTGTTTGTGCCGTGCCCGTCGGCGAGGGCGGGTTTGCAACGATGAGCACGGATATCACGGACAGGATTGCATTCGAAAAGGCGCTGCTTGCCAAAACCGAAGACTTGGAGGCTGCGAATCAACACCTGACGGCGATGGAGGAGGAACTTCGCCAGCAGATGGATGATCTTGCCGCTGCGCACGATGAGATCCGCAGGAGCGAGACGCGCTACCGGGCGGTCGTCGAGGAGCAGACTGAGATGATCTGCCGGTTCACGCCGGGCTTCATCTTTTCGTTCGCCAATGAAGCGTTCTGCCGGTTTTTTGGTAAAAAGCGGGAAGACTTTCTGAAACGCAGGATCGACCCGGCGTTCATCCATCCGGATGATATCGGGAGGATACGCATACAACTGGAGGCGCTCACCGCCGAACACCCTGATGTGACGGTAGATCAGCGGGTGATGCTCTCCGACGGCGTGGTGCGCTGGGTGAAGTGGAATATCCGTGGACTGTACTTCACATCGGGTGAGATCTTCGGCTACCAGGCGGTGGGGCGCGACATCACCGATTACCTGCAGGTGAAGCATGCGGTCGAGCAGCGGTATCGCTTTGAGAAGACCCTTGCCGCCGTATCATCGCGGTTCATCACCCATGCTTCCTTTGATGCGGCAGTCACTGAATCCCTGCGGGATGTTGGAGTCCTGAGCGGTGCCTGCCGTGCGTATCTGTTCCTCCTGGACGGCGGCGGGAAGAGCATCAGCAATACCCACGAATGGTGCGGCGAAGGGGTAGTCTCCGAGCAGGATGCTCTCCAGAACCTCCCCTGCGATATGTTCCCGTGGTGGATGGCACGCCTTCGCAATGGCGAGATCATCGTCATCCCCGACGTTTCGTCGCTCCCGGAAGAGGCCTGTGCAGAGAGGGAGATCCTTGAGAGCCAGAGTATACAATCGGTTCTGGTTCTGCCGGTGCAGATCCGCGGAGAACTCATCGGGTTTATCGGGCTTGACAATGTCACCTGCACCCGGGAGTGGTGCCCGGAAGATGCGGAGCTCCTCCGCATATCGTCGGAGCTCATCGGCAGCGCACTGGAGCGAAAGCGCATGGAGGATGCCCTCCGGGAGAGAGAGGCGCATTTCCAGTTCCTGGTGAATCACTCCTCCGACATCTTCCTGATCGTCAACCCGGACGCCACGATCCGCTACGTCAGTCCCGTCGTCGCCACTATCACCGGGTATCCGGCAGAAGAATGTACGGGGTCGATCTTCGACCATGCGCATCCCGACGACGCCCCGCTCCTCCGCCGGCACTGGAACGATATGATCCGCAATCGGACTGCCTCGTTTCAGTTCGATTACCGTGCGATCCATAAGTACGGAAACCTGCTCTACTTTGAGGGATTGGGGCAGAATTATCTGGACGATCCGTCGATTCACGGCATCATCGTGAACATCCGCGACGTTACCGGGAGGAAGCGGACGGAACGGGCGGTGCAGGAAGCGAACCGAAAACTGCATCTGCTCTCGAGCGTTACCCGGCACGATATTCTCAATCAGGTGACGGTTCAGCTCGGGTACGCCGAGATTGCCGGGCAGAGTAGTTCCGCCAGCGAACTCTGTGAATGCATCCGGAACTTCGAGAGCTCGGCCCGCACGATCCAGCGGCAGATCGAATTTACTCGCGACTACCAGAACCTCGGGATAAAAAATCCCGTCTGGATAAGCATCTCCGACGTTCTTGCGAAGGTCAGGGAGCCGCATGTCGTCATTCACAACGATCTCTGGGGCATAGAGATCTTCGGAGACCCGCTTCTTGAGAAGGTGTTTGAAAACCTGCTTGACAACACTATCCGCCACGGCACGAATGCGACCACGGTTCGTGTCTCCTATCGTATATCCCCCGACGGGTTGACGATCCTCTGGGAGGATGACGGTACCGGGATTCCCGATAGCCAGAAAGAATTGATATTCGAACGGGGATATGGAAGAAATACGGGGCTTGGTCTGTACCTGTCGCGGGAGATCCTTGCTATAACCGGTATCGCTCTCCGGGAGACGGGAACCTTTGGCGAGGGGGCGCGGTTCGAGATATCCGTGCCGAACGGGGCATATACGATCACGGCAGCTGCCTGA
- a CDS encoding GNAT family N-acetyltransferase: MTETARELMPAEFPLAEEVWKKYRGQKADPDSERIFGVFEDGNLAATARFTRHPDGNEMDCVFTLDDYRGRGLARVAVLALLDRCGHETIYIHSTLILIPFYGTFGWVPIPEKDLPTSIRERFAFCFGEMEGCNVCPMVRAATA; the protein is encoded by the coding sequence ATGACAGAGACTGCCCGTGAACTTATGCCTGCCGAGTTCCCGCTCGCCGAGGAGGTATGGAAGAAGTACCGCGGCCAGAAGGCCGACCCGGATTCCGAACGCATCTTCGGCGTCTTCGAGGACGGAAATCTCGCCGCGACCGCCCGGTTCACCCGGCACCCGGACGGCAACGAGATGGACTGCGTCTTTACGCTGGACGACTACCGGGGCAGAGGGCTCGCACGGGTTGCCGTCCTGGCACTGCTCGACAGATGCGGGCACGAGACGATCTACATCCACTCAACGCTCATCCTGATCCCGTTCTACGGAACTTTCGGCTGGGTGCCGATCCCGGAAAAAGATCTTCCGACGTCGATCAGGGAGCGGTTCGCCTTCTGCTTCGGCGAGATGGAGGGGTGTAACGTCTGCCCCATGGTACGGGCAGCGACGGCGTGA
- a CDS encoding arsenite methyltransferase, producing the protein MKEDNVRRQVRSRYGQVARQEASGCGCGSGCCGSGRSVESVSLGLGYSAEEIGGVPEGANLGLGCGNPVALASLREGETVLDLGSGGGFDSFLAAERVGETGRVIGVDMTPEMLERARENARKAGYANVEFRLGEIEHLPVADSSVDAIISNCVINLSPDKRQVFAEAFRVLRPGGRLMVSDIVLTMPLPAPIHESELFYTSCVSGALQKGEYLREIAGAGFDEITVVGETVFPLDHIVSEPVLAETLDGLSLDEAGRKALLESIVSVKVSARKPTGCACCGTR; encoded by the coding sequence ATGAAGGAAGACAACGTTCGCAGACAGGTGCGAAGCAGATACGGGCAGGTGGCCCGGCAGGAAGCATCGGGGTGCGGATGCGGCAGCGGGTGCTGCGGTAGCGGCCGGTCGGTCGAGTCGGTGAGCCTTGGCCTTGGCTACTCGGCGGAGGAGATCGGAGGAGTTCCGGAGGGCGCGAACCTCGGGCTCGGGTGCGGGAATCCCGTGGCGCTTGCGTCCCTTCGGGAGGGCGAGACCGTCCTCGATCTCGGATCCGGGGGCGGTTTTGACAGTTTCCTCGCGGCCGAGCGGGTCGGGGAGACAGGGCGGGTGATCGGCGTCGATATGACCCCCGAGATGCTCGAGCGGGCGCGGGAGAATGCACGGAAAGCCGGGTACGCCAACGTCGAGTTCCGGCTCGGCGAGATTGAGCACCTCCCGGTGGCGGACAGCTCGGTCGACGCGATCATCTCAAACTGCGTCATCAATCTCTCGCCCGACAAACGACAGGTCTTTGCGGAGGCTTTCCGGGTGCTCCGCCCGGGAGGGAGGCTCATGGTCTCGGACATCGTGCTGACGATGCCCCTCCCGGCGCCCATCCACGAGTCGGAGCTCTTCTACACGAGCTGCGTCTCCGGAGCGCTGCAGAAGGGCGAGTATCTCAGGGAGATCGCCGGTGCTGGCTTCGACGAGATTACGGTCGTCGGGGAGACGGTCTTCCCGCTCGACCATATCGTCAGCGAACCGGTGCTTGCAGAGACTCTCGACGGCCTCTCCCTCGACGAAGCCGGGCGGAAAGCGCTCCTCGAGAGCATCGTGAGCGTCAAGGTCAGCGCCCGGAAACCGACCGGGTGCGCCTGCTGCGGGACACGGTAG
- the hgcC gene encoding HgcAB-associated protein HgcC encodes MANIPRDDRPSPCSCSIEAVVSVDARGQMVLPKDIRERAKIAPGDRLAVVFWENEGDVCCITLIKADHFNRMVTNLLAPMMEDIAGGRE; translated from the coding sequence ATGGCAAACATCCCGAGAGATGATCGGCCGTCCCCCTGTTCCTGCTCCATCGAAGCAGTCGTGAGCGTCGACGCGCGGGGGCAGATGGTGCTTCCGAAAGATATCCGAGAAAGGGCGAAGATCGCTCCCGGCGACCGGCTTGCGGTCGTCTTCTGGGAAAACGAGGGCGACGTCTGCTGCATCACGCTGATCAAGGCGGATCATTTCAACAGGATGGTAACGAACCTCCTTGCTCCCATGATGGAAGATATCGCAGGCGGCAGGGAATAA
- a CDS encoding KamA family radical SAM protein yields the protein MAGPKYTTDIRKVVQIPADEREQLAEVARKFAFRSNDYYLSLIDWRDPGDPIRRIAIPDPEELVEWGSLDASGESAYVVAPGMEHKYDQTALLLVSDLCAGYCRYCFRKRLFMQHTNEVARDISADIAYIRQHPEISGVLISGGDPLFLATPRLERIIRQIREIEHVKIVRIGTKIPAFNPYRIIDDPALPGMIRRYSTPEGRIYIMTQFTHPRELTDPALRALDILQSAGAMLANQTPLLKGINDDPAVLTELFRSLSFAGVAPYYVFQCRPTLGNQHFAVPVEEGYRIFEQAKSRCSGLARRSIFAMSHRTGKIAVVGLDDEHVYLKYHQAARREDIGKFMVYRRLPEAVWFDDYADLVRESRITRTEEEVRQVPPLIT from the coding sequence ATGGCCGGACCAAAGTACACTACCGATATCAGGAAGGTCGTGCAAATCCCTGCGGACGAGCGGGAGCAACTCGCCGAAGTAGCGCGTAAATTCGCGTTCCGCTCGAACGATTACTACCTCTCCCTCATCGACTGGCGCGACCCCGGCGATCCTATCAGGAGGATCGCCATCCCCGATCCCGAGGAACTCGTGGAATGGGGGAGCCTCGATGCGTCCGGGGAGAGCGCCTACGTGGTGGCACCCGGGATGGAGCACAAGTACGACCAGACCGCCCTCCTGCTTGTGAGCGATCTCTGCGCGGGATACTGCCGCTACTGCTTCAGGAAACGGCTCTTCATGCAGCACACCAATGAGGTGGCGAGGGATATTTCGGCCGATATCGCCTACATTCGCCAGCATCCCGAGATCTCGGGCGTCCTCATCTCCGGCGGCGATCCCCTGTTCCTCGCGACGCCCCGGCTTGAGCGGATCATCAGGCAGATTCGGGAGATCGAGCACGTGAAGATCGTCCGGATCGGCACCAAGATCCCGGCGTTCAATCCCTACCGCATCATCGACGACCCAGCCCTCCCCGGGATGATCCGGCGCTACAGCACCCCGGAAGGGCGGATCTACATCATGACGCAGTTCACCCATCCGCGGGAGCTGACCGATCCGGCTCTCCGGGCGCTCGATATCCTGCAGAGCGCCGGTGCGATGCTCGCGAACCAGACACCCCTCCTCAAAGGCATCAACGACGACCCGGCGGTGCTCACAGAGCTCTTCCGGAGCCTCTCGTTTGCCGGCGTCGCCCCCTACTACGTCTTCCAGTGCCGCCCGACACTCGGCAACCAGCACTTCGCCGTGCCGGTGGAGGAGGGCTACCGGATCTTTGAACAGGCCAAAAGCCGCTGCTCCGGGCTTGCCAGGCGGTCGATCTTCGCCATGTCGCATCGCACCGGGAAGATCGCAGTCGTCGGGCTCGACGACGAGCATGTTTATCTCAAATATCACCAGGCGGCAAGGAGGGAGGATATCGGGAAGTTTATGGTCTACCGGAGACTCCCGGAGGCGGTATGGTTCGACGACTATGCCGATCTCGTGCGGGAGAGCAGGATCACCAGGACGGAAGAGGAGGTCCGGCAGGTGCCGCCCCTGATCACCTGA
- the thiM gene encoding hydroxyethylthiazole kinase, giving the protein MNPTTCADILARVRSARPLVHHITNCVTINDCANITIAAGAAPVMAAAPEEAGEMVGAAGALVLNIGTLSRDQVESMLIAGVRANELGIPVVLDPVGAGATRLRTESVARLLDRIEIAVLKGNAGEIGTIAGTGGRVRGVDSGGVTGDPVETARECARTTGAVIAMSGATDIVTDGRRVVLVENGTPLMGQLSGTGCMAASVTGAFVAVESDRTIAAAAALAAFGRAGERAAAKASGPYSFRTGLIDELFTLTEDDLAGHTRVRTIDGL; this is encoded by the coding sequence ATGAATCCAACGACATGCGCCGATATCCTGGCGCGCGTGCGGTCGGCGCGGCCGCTCGTGCACCATATCACGAACTGTGTTACGATCAACGACTGCGCCAATATTACGATAGCCGCCGGTGCCGCCCCGGTGATGGCCGCGGCTCCCGAAGAGGCGGGCGAGATGGTCGGTGCTGCAGGCGCGCTCGTCCTGAACATCGGGACACTCTCCCGCGATCAGGTCGAATCCATGCTCATCGCCGGCGTGAGGGCGAACGAACTCGGTATCCCGGTCGTCCTCGACCCGGTCGGCGCGGGGGCGACACGGCTACGAACCGAGAGTGTCGCGCGGCTCCTCGACCGGATCGAGATCGCCGTCCTGAAAGGGAACGCCGGCGAGATCGGCACGATAGCCGGTACCGGAGGACGTGTCCGGGGCGTGGATTCGGGCGGCGTCACCGGTGACCCGGTCGAGACCGCACGGGAATGCGCTCGCACGACCGGAGCCGTCATCGCGATGAGCGGGGCGACCGATATCGTCACCGACGGCAGAAGGGTCGTCCTGGTAGAAAACGGCACGCCCCTGATGGGGCAACTATCGGGTACCGGGTGCATGGCGGCATCGGTCACGGGAGCCTTCGTCGCGGTCGAGAGCGACCGCACAATCGCGGCGGCAGCGGCGCTCGCGGCATTCGGAAGAGCGGGAGAGCGTGCGGCTGCGAAGGCGAGCGGCCCCTACTCCTTCCGGACGGGGCTTATCGACGAGCTCTTCACCCTCACGGAGGACGATCTCGCCGGACACACACGGGTGAGGACGATCGATGGCCTATGA
- the thiE gene encoding thiamine phosphate synthase, translating to MAYDLYVVTDEAIGRGRTHAELARSAVAGGADAIQLRDKTLSCRDLLAAAHEIRAVTSAGDALFIVNDRLDVALAAGADGVHLGQSDLPLESARRIAPPGFIIGVSVGSVEEAAFAVAGGADYVALSPVFSTGSKEDAGSGYGLAVLAAIRSAVSVPVLAIGGIGCHNVGEVIAAGADGVAVISAVVGASDVTAAVCGLKSLIAAAKEGGGRR from the coding sequence ATGGCCTATGACCTCTACGTGGTGACCGACGAAGCGATCGGCCGCGGCCGGACGCACGCCGAGCTTGCCCGGTCTGCGGTCGCCGGCGGGGCGGATGCCATTCAGCTCCGCGACAAAACACTCTCGTGCCGGGACCTCCTCGCGGCCGCACACGAGATCCGGGCGGTCACCTCTGCAGGAGACGCCCTCTTCATCGTGAACGACCGCCTTGACGTGGCGCTTGCCGCAGGAGCGGACGGCGTCCACCTCGGGCAGAGCGATCTGCCGCTCGAATCTGCACGACGGATCGCACCGCCCGGTTTCATCATCGGCGTCTCCGTAGGATCCGTCGAAGAAGCGGCTTTTGCCGTGGCCGGCGGCGCCGATTACGTCGCGCTCAGCCCGGTATTCTCGACCGGATCGAAAGAGGATGCCGGCTCCGGCTACGGGCTTGCCGTCCTTGCCGCGATCCGGTCGGCAGTCTCCGTACCCGTGCTGGCGATCGGCGGTATCGGGTGCCATAATGTCGGGGAGGTGATCGCCGCCGGAGCCGACGGCGTCGCGGTCATCTCGGCGGTGGTTGGTGCATCGGACGTTACGGCGGCCGTATGTGGGCTGAAATCGCTGATCGCCGCTGCAAAAGAGGGTGGCGGCCGCCGGTGA
- the nadA gene encoding quinolinate synthase NadA, translated as MPVSDTPRERETVLRQIAALKGERNATVLAHNYQVPEVQDIADLVGDSLELARAAANLDSDVIVFCGVDFMAETAAILSPEKTVVLPAADACCPMARMITAGEVRVLRQRFPDAAAVAYVNTSAEVKAESDICCTSANAVAVVESLAAEQVIFLPDRNLARYVARFTAKEVLPWDGYCIVHERMTADEVAAARRAHPDAEVLVHPECRPGVIDLADHVFSTSGMVRHACTSTAREFVIGTEVGLLHQLEKQCPGKVFYPLSNRAICVNMKKTNLSAVLRALERLKPRVTVPEDVAARARTAIERMLALPR; from the coding sequence ATCCCCGTTTCCGATACTCCCCGAGAGAGAGAGACCGTACTCCGGCAGATTGCCGCACTGAAGGGCGAGCGGAACGCGACGGTTCTCGCGCATAACTACCAGGTTCCCGAGGTGCAGGATATCGCCGATCTTGTCGGAGACTCGCTCGAACTTGCACGAGCGGCGGCGAATCTCGATAGCGACGTCATCGTCTTCTGCGGCGTCGATTTCATGGCCGAGACGGCAGCGATCCTCTCGCCGGAGAAAACGGTCGTCCTGCCCGCCGCAGACGCCTGCTGCCCCATGGCCAGGATGATCACCGCCGGGGAGGTGCGGGTGCTCCGGCAGCGGTTCCCGGATGCCGCCGCCGTCGCCTACGTCAACACCTCGGCAGAAGTAAAAGCGGAGAGCGATATCTGCTGCACCTCCGCAAACGCCGTCGCCGTCGTCGAGTCGCTCGCCGCGGAACAGGTGATCTTCCTCCCGGACAGAAACCTCGCCCGCTACGTCGCCCGGTTCACGGCAAAAGAAGTCCTCCCCTGGGACGGCTACTGCATCGTCCACGAGCGGATGACGGCCGATGAAGTGGCGGCAGCCCGGCGGGCTCACCCGGATGCCGAGGTGCTCGTCCACCCCGAGTGCCGCCCCGGGGTGATCGATCTCGCCGATCACGTCTTCTCGACCTCAGGGATGGTCAGGCATGCCTGCACGAGCACAGCCCGGGAGTTCGTCATCGGCACCGAGGTAGGGCTCCTGCACCAGCTCGAAAAGCAGTGCCCGGGGAAGGTCTTTTACCCTCTCTCGAACAGGGCGATCTGCGTCAATATGAAGAAGACCAATCTCTCCGCGGTGCTCCGAGCCCTCGAGCGGCTAAAGCCGCGGGTGACGGTGCCGGAAGACGTCGCCGCCCGGGCACGGACGGCGATCGAACGGATGCTGGCCCTCCCCCGGTAG
- a CDS encoding MoaD/ThiS family protein: MHIILPDKSVRTVSCTSAPIEEILLSLGINPTTVIVVKNGRVVPEDVTADDGDEIRILRVSHGG; this comes from the coding sequence ATGCATATCATCCTCCCGGATAAAAGCGTGCGGACAGTCTCCTGCACCTCCGCGCCGATAGAGGAGATCCTCCTTTCGCTCGGGATCAACCCGACGACCGTGATCGTCGTGAAAAACGGCAGGGTCGTCCCCGAGGACGTGACGGCGGACGACGGCGACGAGATCCGGATTCTGCGGGTCTCGCATGGCGGGTGA
- a CDS encoding TIGR00269 family protein: MQCARCGEPAVVHLTGPDRRLCAAHFIEDVETRVATALECGRMITPGDRIAVGLSGGKDSTALLLLLHRLVPRTDATLVAVTVDEGIAGYREETLRAAEVLTAELGVEHRIVTFPDLFGGDLDRLLVGREAQGCTVCGVLRRRALVEAARRTGATKLATGHNLDDEAQSVLMNVLRGDLPHLLHDTATGLPGQFVPRIKPLAVLSEKEITIYLLLRAYYRDLPECPYAGTALRSEVRTMLATMEHRHPGTMGRLMQFREEIRGSASPTEPAGELRLCRICGELASGEVCQVCRLLGREER, translated from the coding sequence ATGCAGTGCGCCCGCTGCGGCGAACCTGCGGTCGTCCACCTCACCGGACCCGATCGACGGCTCTGCGCCGCTCATTTCATCGAGGACGTCGAGACCCGCGTCGCCACCGCTCTTGAATGCGGACGAATGATCACGCCGGGTGACCGGATAGCCGTCGGCCTGAGCGGGGGAAAAGACAGCACCGCTCTTCTCCTGCTGCTCCACCGCCTCGTCCCGCGAACGGATGCGACGCTCGTTGCGGTCACCGTCGACGAAGGGATCGCGGGCTACCGCGAGGAAACCCTCAGGGCCGCCGAGGTTCTGACGGCGGAGCTCGGTGTCGAGCACCGGATCGTCACGTTTCCCGATCTCTTCGGGGGCGATCTCGATAGGCTCCTCGTTGGACGAGAGGCGCAGGGCTGCACCGTCTGCGGCGTGCTGCGGAGGCGGGCGCTCGTCGAAGCGGCACGGCGCACCGGGGCGACAAAACTTGCGACCGGCCATAACCTGGACGACGAGGCGCAGTCGGTGCTCATGAACGTGCTCCGCGGAGACCTCCCCCACCTCCTCCACGATACCGCGACGGGGCTGCCCGGCCAGTTCGTCCCGAGAATAAAGCCCCTTGCCGTCCTCTCCGAGAAGGAGATCACGATATACCTGCTCCTCCGGGCGTACTATCGCGACCTGCCCGAGTGCCCGTATGCCGGCACCGCCCTCCGGTCAGAGGTGCGGACGATGCTCGCGACGATGGAGCACCGCCACCCGGGCACGATGGGCCGTCTCATGCAGTTCCGCGAGGAGATCCGCGGTTCGGCCTCTCCGACGGAGCCTGCGGGGGAGCTTCGCCTCTGCCGTATCTGCGGCGAACTTGCGAGCGGCGAGGTCTGCCAGGTCTGCAGGCTGCTTGGACGGGAAGAGCGGTAG